A stretch of the Synechocystis sp. PCC 7338 genome encodes the following:
- a CDS encoding PP2C family serine/threonine-protein phosphatase, which yields MPTVHCSNRDCQAPNDLGDRLCQTCQTPLLKRYLWAVGDWIKAYQPGELLLERYLLVRPQVLLDTMPALGVEGPEEIPNYILPYQKLLPFRLNVPEVYDYFPSWDAEKDLSVWLLDYGPVPLDEAGEPLHDRLLPSLGEMWEQASPLQQLTWLWQMIRLWQPLQRQGVVSSLLEFDWLRVQGPQIFLQQLQLDEHQFYETKYLAGVWEPLLTNAHPAIADFCQTLWQKLKQGKIPHADYLLRVLDTGIQSLAEQYDFGYTVFAMTDGGPSRDHNEDACFPVSETPIEGQQLANTMTIICDGVGGQEGGEIASQWVIDHLPIRIISKIQKQMNEPDQIRSFIQHLKEDIEEVNEQLNRRNDREERVERERMGTTLVMALADFQQFFLANVGDSRCYWLTKDSCKQVTVDDDVASREVRLGLMLYRHAVELPRSGALTQAVGLGPAGQLHPIIQRLIVPTDCLFLLCSDGLCDNNRVEQYWQDDFLPVLQGDRPVAEAVPRLIELANQVNGHDNVSVALMHCQISPSVPTPTQAETAAVADEEEMTLEEDFAGDTEFGLKAIAYPDFSQKPVAKPKETEPEHSIPQQDPKESLASRPFDTLPPLPPEEIPLNPPLDPPPMTATMAKQPEPGLAAKFLALSKTSQLLIAGGIVIIIAALTVAVLNLGQGNGEQNQPSSSLIDLSVGHG from the coding sequence GTGCCGACCGTTCACTGCTCCAACCGCGATTGCCAAGCCCCCAATGATCTAGGCGATCGCCTGTGCCAGACCTGCCAAACCCCTCTGCTGAAACGTTATCTGTGGGCAGTGGGGGATTGGATCAAGGCCTATCAACCGGGGGAATTGCTACTGGAACGTTATCTGTTGGTGCGGCCCCAGGTGTTGTTGGACACTATGCCGGCCCTGGGGGTAGAGGGGCCAGAGGAAATCCCGAATTATATTTTGCCCTACCAGAAGCTCCTGCCCTTTCGTCTCAATGTGCCGGAAGTGTATGACTATTTTCCCAGTTGGGATGCCGAAAAGGATTTATCAGTCTGGTTGTTGGACTATGGCCCGGTGCCGCTAGATGAAGCAGGGGAACCTCTCCATGACCGTTTGTTGCCCTCCCTGGGGGAAATGTGGGAGCAGGCTTCACCCCTACAGCAGTTAACTTGGCTCTGGCAAATGATTCGTCTTTGGCAACCGTTACAACGGCAGGGAGTGGTATCTAGCCTGTTGGAATTTGACTGGTTGAGGGTGCAGGGCCCCCAAATTTTTCTCCAGCAGTTGCAACTCGATGAGCACCAATTTTATGAAACGAAATATTTAGCCGGGGTGTGGGAGCCGTTATTGACCAATGCCCATCCGGCGATCGCCGATTTTTGTCAGACCCTATGGCAAAAACTAAAACAGGGCAAAATTCCCCACGCGGACTACCTACTGCGGGTGTTGGACACGGGCATCCAATCCTTGGCAGAGCAGTATGATTTTGGCTATACAGTCTTTGCTATGACCGATGGGGGCCCCAGTCGAGACCATAACGAAGATGCCTGTTTTCCCGTCAGCGAAACCCCCATTGAAGGGCAACAGTTGGCCAACACCATGACCATCATTTGTGACGGCGTGGGAGGTCAAGAAGGGGGGGAAATTGCTTCCCAATGGGTAATTGATCATTTGCCAATCCGGATTATTTCCAAGATTCAAAAACAGATGAATGAGCCGGACCAAATCCGCAGTTTCATCCAGCATCTCAAGGAGGATATCGAGGAAGTTAACGAGCAACTCAATCGCCGTAACGACCGGGAGGAAAGGGTCGAAAGGGAAAGGATGGGCACAACCCTGGTGATGGCCCTGGCGGATTTCCAGCAGTTTTTCCTGGCCAATGTGGGGGATTCCCGTTGCTATTGGCTGACTAAGGATAGCTGTAAGCAGGTGACGGTGGACGATGACGTGGCCTCTAGGGAAGTGCGGCTCGGCTTGATGCTCTATCGTCATGCGGTGGAATTACCCAGATCGGGGGCTTTAACCCAGGCGGTGGGGTTGGGGCCAGCGGGGCAACTCCATCCCATTATTCAGCGCTTGATTGTGCCTACGGATTGTCTCTTTTTGCTCTGTTCCGATGGCCTCTGTGACAACAATCGGGTAGAGCAATATTGGCAAGACGATTTTCTGCCGGTGCTCCAAGGCGATCGCCCGGTGGCCGAAGCAGTGCCTCGATTGATTGAGTTGGCCAACCAAGTTAACGGCCATGACAATGTTTCCGTTGCCCTCATGCACTGCCAAATTTCTCCCTCCGTCCCTACTCCTACCCAGGCTGAAACCGCCGCCGTCGCGGATGAAGAGGAAATGACTCTGGAGGAAGATTTTGCTGGGGACACGGAGTTTGGCCTCAAGGCGATCGCCTACCCCGACTTTAGCCAAAAGCCAGTGGCCAAGCCCAAGGAAACGGAACCGGAGCATTCTATTCCCCAACAGGACCCCAAAGAATCATTAGCTTCTCGCCCCTTTGATACCCTGCCGCCCCTACCTCCGGAAGAAATCCCCCTCAATCCGCCCCTAGACCCCCCACCAATGACGGCAACAATGGCAAAACAACCAGAGCCAGGCTTGGCAGCCAAATTCCTGGCCCTTTCCAAAACCAGCCAGTTGTTAATTGCGGGGGGCATAGTGATTATCATTGCAGCCCTGACGGTGGCGGTGCTCAACCTGGGTCAAGGTAATGGCGAACAAAACCAACCTTCCTCCAGCCTGATTGATTTGAGCGTGGGGCATGGTTGA
- a CDS encoding VWA domain-containing protein yields the protein MSAEAVIENRDYTLMIDKSSSMATADDPNGPTRWEIAQASTIALAQKCEEIDPDGITVYLFSGRFRRYDNVTAQKVAYIYANNEPMGRTDLASALKDGLDNFFQRRQAGQTKPNGETFLIITDGEPTDRKAVIRLILEASQKIDRDEELGISLIQVGNDKKATAFFQALDDQLQAAGAKFDIVDTVTMEDMQGMSLSDVLLKAIMD from the coding sequence ATGAGCGCTGAAGCTGTCATCGAAAACCGAGACTATACCCTAATGATCGATAAAAGCAGTAGCATGGCCACCGCTGATGATCCCAATGGCCCCACTCGCTGGGAAATAGCCCAAGCTTCGACCATTGCCCTGGCGCAAAAATGCGAAGAAATTGACCCCGACGGCATCACGGTTTACCTATTCTCCGGCCGCTTCCGTCGTTATGACAATGTTACGGCTCAGAAAGTTGCTTATATTTATGCTAACAACGAACCCATGGGACGCACCGATCTAGCCAGTGCCCTCAAGGACGGTTTGGATAATTTCTTTCAGCGGCGCCAGGCGGGGCAAACTAAGCCCAACGGAGAAACTTTTTTGATCATCACCGACGGGGAACCCACCGATCGTAAAGCGGTGATCCGTTTAATTTTGGAAGCGAGCCAAAAAATTGACCGGGACGAAGAATTGGGCATTTCCCTCATTCAGGTGGGCAACGATAAAAAAGCCACAGCTTTTTTCCAGGCTTTAGACGATCAATTGCAGGCCGCAGGAGCTAAGTTTGACATTGTGGATACTGTCACCATGGAAGATATGCAGGGCATGAGTTTGAGTGATGTTTTGCTCAAGGCAATTATGGACTAG